The following proteins come from a genomic window of Pseudomonas putida:
- a CDS encoding VWA domain-containing protein, with protein MFELAWPWVFALLPLPWLARLLLPAADSGEPVLKVGFLNELEGLAGRRARLNLPTWRQQAPFVVIWLLLLCAAARPQWLGEPVPIAASGRDLLVAVDVSGSMDFPDMQWKNEDISRLDLVKALMGDFLQDREGDRVGLILFGSQAYLQAPLTFDRRTVRTFLIEAQIGIAGKNTAIGDAIGLAVKRLRERPAQSRVLVLITDGANNGGQIHPLTAARLAAQEGVRIYTIGIGANPEANGTPGLLGLNPSLDLDEAALKEIADITHGAYFRAHDGAELDAIGDTLDQLEPVAQQPTQARTAQALYAWPLALALLLSVLLVVAVQWPDNLLQRVLRKPRFLQPHPEWRQRLKRLRLRRRR; from the coding sequence ATGTTTGAACTGGCATGGCCGTGGGTCTTCGCCCTGTTGCCGCTGCCATGGCTGGCGCGTCTGCTGCTGCCCGCAGCCGACAGCGGGGAACCGGTGCTCAAGGTGGGCTTCCTCAACGAGCTGGAAGGCCTGGCCGGGCGCCGCGCGCGGCTCAACCTGCCCACCTGGCGCCAGCAGGCACCGTTCGTCGTCATCTGGCTGTTGCTGCTGTGCGCCGCCGCTCGCCCGCAATGGCTGGGCGAACCGGTGCCGATCGCCGCCAGCGGCCGCGACCTGCTGGTGGCGGTGGATGTGTCCGGGTCGATGGACTTCCCCGACATGCAGTGGAAGAACGAGGACATCAGCCGCCTGGACCTGGTCAAGGCGCTGATGGGCGACTTCCTGCAAGACCGTGAAGGCGACCGCGTGGGCCTGATCCTGTTCGGCAGCCAGGCCTATCTGCAAGCGCCGCTCACCTTTGACCGGCGCACCGTGCGCACCTTCCTCATCGAGGCGCAGATCGGCATCGCGGGCAAGAACACCGCCATCGGCGACGCCATTGGCCTGGCGGTCAAACGCCTGCGCGAACGCCCCGCACAAAGCCGGGTGCTGGTGCTGATCACCGACGGTGCCAACAACGGCGGGCAGATTCACCCGCTGACAGCCGCCCGCCTGGCGGCCCAGGAAGGCGTGCGTATCTACACCATCGGTATCGGCGCCAACCCCGAAGCCAATGGCACCCCAGGCCTGCTCGGCCTCAACCCGAGCCTGGACCTGGACGAAGCCGCGCTAAAGGAGATTGCCGACATCACCCACGGTGCCTACTTCCGCGCCCATGACGGCGCCGAACTGGACGCTATCGGCGATACCCTCGACCAACTGGAGCCCGTGGCCCAGCAACCGACCCAGGCGCGCACAGCCCAGGCCCTGTACGCCTGGCCCCTGGCGCTGGCGCTGCTGCTCAGCGTGCTGCTGGTGGTGGCCGTGCAGTGGCCCGACAACCTGTTGCAACGCGTGCTGCGCAAGCCGCGCTTCCTGCAGCCGCACCCGGAATGGCGCCAACGCTTGAAGCGCCTGCGTTTAAGGAGGCGGCGATGA
- a CDS encoding tetratricopeptide repeat protein → MIDLWPQWLRPLWLLAVPVLGWLLYKLWHRRKRAGRWQMILPPAFHGVLLGGGSGSTSKLPWVALGLAWLLVILALLGPSWQRLEESHQRPADPLVILLELTPQMLAEDSPPNRLEQARRKILDLLEHRRDSQTALVVYAGSAHTVVPLSDDLATTRNLLEAINPSIMPKPGQRADLAVQKGLALLAQSGLGQGRLLLVGSALSAAERQGITQALGRQGPSLLMLGIGSREGAPVRQANGEYLKDDQGGILLPRLDSASLKGFIRSTGGRYRHARIDDLDLRGLGLFDNPRSGRNDGQTLQLDSWADQGYWLLIPLLLLAACAGRRGWLFCLPLLLALPQPAQAFEFNDLWLRPDQQGQKLLEQNRPASAARHFQNPQWRGMALYQAGDYAGAAEAFSQGDTAAAHYNRGNALAHGGELEAALDAYEQALERQPDLQAALDNQALVQQLLQQREAKAEEQPPGSDTQDTPGSETEGNSSSASNQAQGTPGNDQQASPEQPGESSNSQAAPGNQAGGDDSVIQPPQRPVSTSLDGEQRQALEQWLREIPDNPAELLRRKFWYEQQLHQEKSR, encoded by the coding sequence ATGATCGATTTGTGGCCCCAATGGCTGCGTCCGCTCTGGCTGCTGGCGGTGCCGGTGCTCGGCTGGCTGCTGTACAAGCTGTGGCACCGGCGCAAACGCGCCGGACGCTGGCAGATGATTCTGCCGCCCGCCTTCCATGGCGTGCTGCTGGGTGGCGGCAGCGGCAGCACCAGCAAACTGCCGTGGGTGGCGCTGGGCCTTGCCTGGTTACTGGTGATCCTGGCGCTACTCGGGCCCAGCTGGCAGCGCCTGGAAGAAAGCCATCAGCGCCCGGCCGACCCACTGGTGATCCTGCTCGAACTGACCCCGCAAATGCTCGCCGAGGACAGCCCGCCCAACCGCCTGGAACAGGCTCGACGCAAGATCCTCGACCTGCTTGAACACCGCCGCGACAGCCAGACAGCCCTGGTGGTGTATGCCGGCTCCGCGCACACCGTCGTGCCGCTGTCTGACGATCTGGCCACCACCCGCAATTTGCTCGAGGCCATCAACCCGTCGATCATGCCAAAACCCGGCCAGCGTGCCGACCTGGCCGTGCAAAAAGGCCTGGCGCTTTTGGCCCAGAGCGGCCTCGGCCAAGGCCGCCTGCTGCTGGTAGGCTCGGCGCTCAGCGCCGCCGAACGGCAGGGCATCACCCAGGCCCTAGGTCGCCAGGGCCCCAGCCTGCTGATGCTGGGCATCGGCAGCCGCGAAGGCGCCCCTGTGCGCCAGGCCAATGGCGAATACCTTAAAGACGACCAGGGCGGCATCCTTTTGCCTCGCCTGGACAGCGCCAGCCTGAAGGGCTTTATCCGCAGCACGGGCGGGCGCTACCGGCATGCCCGCATCGACGACCTCGACCTGCGTGGCCTGGGCCTGTTCGACAACCCGCGGAGCGGGCGCAATGACGGCCAGACCCTGCAACTGGATAGCTGGGCCGACCAAGGTTACTGGCTGCTGATTCCATTGTTGCTGCTGGCCGCCTGCGCCGGCCGGCGCGGCTGGCTGTTCTGCCTGCCGCTGCTGCTGGCCTTGCCGCAGCCTGCCCAGGCTTTTGAGTTCAACGACCTGTGGCTGCGCCCTGATCAGCAAGGCCAGAAGCTGCTGGAGCAAAACCGTCCGGCCAGCGCTGCACGTCACTTCCAGAACCCGCAATGGCGCGGCATGGCCCTGTACCAGGCCGGCGACTATGCCGGTGCCGCCGAGGCATTTTCCCAAGGCGATACAGCAGCAGCCCACTACAATCGAGGCAATGCCCTGGCCCATGGTGGCGAGCTGGAAGCCGCCCTGGATGCCTACGAACAAGCCCTGGAGCGCCAGCCCGACCTGCAGGCCGCACTGGACAACCAGGCGCTGGTGCAGCAACTGCTGCAGCAACGTGAAGCCAAGGCCGAGGAACAGCCACCCGGCAGCGATACCCAAGACACGCCCGGCAGCGAAACCGAAGGCAACAGCAGCTCGGCCAGCAACCAGGCCCAAGGCACACCCGGCAACGACCAACAGGCCAGCCCCGAACAACCCGGCGAAAGCAGCAACAGCCAGGCAGCACCCGGCAACCAGGCCGGGGGCGACGACAGCGTCATCCAGCCGCCCCAGCGCCCGGTATCGACCAGCCTCGACGGCGAACAGCGCCAAGCCCTGGAGCAATGGCTGCGGGAGATCCCCGACAACCCGGCAGAGCTGCTGCGACGCAAATTCTGGTATGAACAGCAATTGCATCAGGAAAAATCACGATGA
- a CDS encoding protein BatD, whose protein sequence is MSRFGVLLLTLLWAVLAHAEPLLQASVDRTRLEAGESLELTLESQDVTQFGKPDLRALEGDFEVRGTRQLNSLHTLDGETRASTRWIITLLPRRSGSLRIPELQLGQSHSQAIELQVLQADASRQENAQVFIEATLDNHDVYVQAQAVLTVRIYHSVALYDDSSLSPLQLENAKVEPLGESRTYEKEINGVRHGVIETRYAVYAQQSGTLDIPPLTFTATAAASNDEAAQANGTARAGHQVQVSSLPLRLNVRPIPAAWPAGLPWLPTSSLTLEEHWSPDPGSQQVQIGDSLTRNITLRAEGLSSTQLPPLPATEIIGLRRYPDQPLLRNEISERGMTANREEREALVPTHSGTLALPALEVAWWNTREDHLEHSSLPARTLNVQDNPALSADTPVGDNSSASTLLWPWQLSTLVFALTTVLGFALWWRARSRPAVLRAAQNGPSPRTLLDDLKRACQANDPQATRQALDAWARQQPETLAEMAARFVPLSDALDGLNGALYSESGQYWQGEDLWRAIGTIPPAEQVLLPTGENGSLPPLYPK, encoded by the coding sequence ATGAGTCGCTTCGGCGTCTTGCTCCTCACCCTGCTGTGGGCCGTGCTGGCCCACGCCGAACCGCTGCTGCAGGCCAGCGTCGACCGCACCCGCCTGGAGGCGGGCGAAAGCCTGGAACTGACCCTGGAAAGCCAGGACGTCACCCAGTTCGGCAAGCCCGACCTGCGCGCCCTGGAAGGTGACTTCGAAGTGCGCGGTACGCGCCAGCTGAACAGCCTGCACACCCTCGACGGCGAAACCCGCGCCAGCACCCGCTGGATCATCACCCTGCTGCCACGGCGCAGCGGTAGCCTGCGCATACCCGAGCTGCAACTGGGCCAGTCGCACAGCCAGGCCATCGAACTGCAAGTGCTGCAGGCCGATGCCAGTCGCCAGGAAAACGCTCAGGTATTCATCGAAGCGACCCTCGACAACCACGACGTCTATGTCCAGGCCCAAGCCGTGCTGACGGTGCGCATCTACCATTCGGTAGCGCTGTACGACGACAGCAGCCTCAGCCCCCTGCAACTGGAGAACGCCAAGGTCGAGCCGCTGGGCGAGTCGCGCACGTATGAAAAGGAAATCAACGGCGTGCGTCATGGCGTGATCGAAACCCGCTATGCGGTGTATGCCCAGCAAAGCGGTACCCTCGACATCCCGCCGCTGACTTTCACCGCCACGGCAGCCGCCAGCAACGACGAAGCAGCGCAGGCCAATGGTACGGCCCGCGCCGGCCATCAGGTACAGGTCAGCTCGCTGCCCTTGCGCCTCAACGTACGGCCGATTCCCGCAGCCTGGCCGGCTGGCTTGCCGTGGTTGCCAACCAGCAGCCTGACCCTGGAAGAGCACTGGAGCCCCGACCCCGGCAGCCAGCAGGTACAGATTGGCGACTCGCTGACGCGCAACATCACCTTGCGTGCCGAAGGCTTGTCCAGCACCCAACTGCCGCCGCTGCCGGCCACAGAGATCATCGGCCTGCGCCGCTACCCTGACCAACCGTTGTTGCGCAACGAAATCAGCGAACGGGGCATGACCGCCAACCGCGAAGAGCGCGAGGCCCTGGTGCCGACCCACAGCGGCACGCTGGCCTTGCCGGCGCTGGAAGTGGCCTGGTGGAACACCCGCGAAGATCACCTGGAGCACAGCAGCCTGCCGGCGCGCACGCTGAACGTACAGGACAACCCGGCACTGAGCGCCGACACCCCGGTGGGCGACAACAGCAGCGCCAGCACCCTGCTGTGGCCGTGGCAGCTGTCCACACTGGTGTTCGCCCTGACCACCGTGCTGGGCTTTGCCCTGTGGTGGCGCGCCCGCTCGCGGCCAGCGGTGCTGCGCGCCGCGCAGAACGGGCCAAGCCCACGCACCTTGCTGGACGACCTCAAGCGCGCATGCCAGGCCAACGACCCCCAGGCTACGCGCCAGGCGCTGGATGCCTGGGCCCGGCAGCAACCGGAAACCCTGGCCGAGATGGCGGCGCGCTTCGTGCCGTTGTCGGATGCGCTGGATGGTTTGAACGGGGCGTTGTACAGCGAGAGCGGGCAGTATTGGCAGGGTGAAGACTTGTGGCGGGCGATTGGTACCATTCCGCCGGCTGAGCAGGTATTGCTGCCGACGGGCGAAAACGGCAGCCTGCCGCCGCTTTATCCCAAGTAA